The Alkalispirochaeta americana genome segment CCCGGCGGAGATACTCACCCGGGAACTGATCTACACCGGGATTACCAGAGCAAAGACGTTCCTGAGCCTGGTGGAACCAAACCCCGAAACCCTGACCCTGGCGGTGAAGCGCCGCGTGCTCCGCCAGGGAGGATTGGCTGCCCTCTTACACCAGAGTTAGCGCCTGCTCATAAGCCCGGGAAAAATCAAGCCCCGTCTCGACCTCGGGGTTCACCAGCTGAAACCCCGCGTAGGTCCAGGCCAGAAGCTCCTGGCCTGTAAACTCCGTACCGGGAATCGCCGGAAGGGTATAGCGACGGGACGTATCCCGGGGATTGAAACCGGCGGACCCGATCTCGGCCATCTCCAGAGTGATCCGCTTGATTTGATCCTGGGAGAGCGCCTTGAAATACCGCAACGCCGATGCAAGAGCCTCCACCAGAAGCGCGTCGTCCTCCTGCCCGTCTTGAAGAGAATCTTCCTGTGGCGGGAGTTCCCCCACGATCACGGGGGGGTATCCTGGAATAAAACCCGCCCCCTGGGGAGGCGCCGGATCGGGGGCTGTCTCGAAGAAGGCCTCCAGGCGAAGCGTTGCTGCCCAGGAATGAACCAACTCCCATTCCACACCGGCAGGCCCCTCTACCCGATCACGCAGATCCTGAAGGAGCTCTTGAGCCTGAGCCTTCCGGGGGCGGGAGGCACCGAAATCGGCCACATGATCGAAAGATTTCTGATCGGCCCCACGCTCCCGAGCCCGGTCGCGCAAAGCCAGAGCCATGACCAGAGCCAGCACAGCCGTGGCCTGGGAAACAAAGGGCGGAACGTTTTTGTCTTCCAGCAGAGCACGGACAAAAGGCACGCTCTGGCGCACGAGACCATCCATCCCCTGAAGCTGCAACTCCTCAAACTCGGGGAATCGCCGGGCCAGGGAGAACTCTACCAGAAGGTGCAGGGGCGTACCCAGGAGATTGTTCACCAGACCGTTAAACCAGCCTTCCACGATGGGAGCGATCCGGGCATCGGGTATGCCGGCCTGACGCATGGAGGATATCTTGGCGGAACAGGAATCCTGAAACCGGTTGTAAAAACGCTGATCGCGACGCAAAATCTGCTGGACCCCTGCTCTGCGAGCATGAAGGACCCGTTCGAAAGTCCCCAACTGAGTTACAATACCATGAAGAGCCGCACCATCCCGGGCGGCATGATAGATCACAGGAGGCCGTCCCGCCGCTGTATGAAGCACAGCCGGAAGGGGGAGATTCTCTTTATGGGTGATGACGATCGTTTGCTGAGCCTCCCGGGCAAGTTCATTTGCAAAGGGGAGAACCAGCGACTCAAAGGACGAATCAAATTCAGCTTCTGTCATAGCGGTTTCCGATTGTATCAGAGATCCTCACAAAGTTCCAATATTCTTTTTTTCTCTTTCTCTGCAATTTTTCTTCTATATTTGAAAGATTCAAGATAAAAGGAGTTGCAGGATTGCTGTGACAGCACTATTATTTTCCTGATGGAATTTTCGAGGGTTACCAACCATGGGTGTTGAAATCCGAGTTCTCCCCCAGGGCACCCTGGCTGTAACCGTTCCCTACGATCGGCGCATAATAACCGCTCTTCGCCGGGTTCCCGGGCGGCGGTGGATACAGGAAGATCGAATCTGGCTTGTACCCGGAACACAGCGCCACAGCGCTCATCTTCTGGAAGAGCTCTGGGCTACGGGGCTCTTCAGAGCACCGGAATCTCCTGAATATCCCCACGGAAAAACGCACCGACCCGGCCCCTCCCCAGGCAGCTCCGGACAGGAAAACGACAAAGAGCTCCTGTGCCAATGCAGGGACGCAATCCAGGCCCGCCACTACAGCCCCAGAACAGAAGAATCGTACCTGCAATGGGTCCAACGGTTTCTTGCATTCCGCGACAAATCCCCCCCTGGACAAAGCAGGCCCCTCGGAGGTGAATGCCTTTCTCACCCACCTGGCTGTTCAGAAAAAGGTAAGCGCCTCTACCCAAAACCAGGCTCTGTCGGCCCTGCTCTTCTTCTTTCGCCACGTTCTTGAGCGGGAGATTGGTGATCTGGGCTCGGTCGTCCGCGCCCAAAAACCACAGCGCCTCCCCATTGTCATGAGCAAAAGCGAAGTCAAGACAGTATTGGCGATGCTCTCGGGAGATATGTGGCTTCTGGCAGCCCTCATGTACGGAACGGGGCTCCGTCTGGCAGAATCGATCGGTCTGCGGGTCCAGGATATCGATATGGCCCGCCGGGAGATCCTGGTCCGCAACGGCAAGGGAGCGAAGGACCGTGTAACGATGTTGCCGGAATCTCTGATATCACCACTGAACAAACAAATCGCCCGGGTTGAAA includes the following:
- a CDS encoding phage integrase N-terminal SAM-like domain-containing protein encodes the protein MGVEIRVLPQGTLAVTVPYDRRIITALRRVPGRRWIQEDRIWLVPGTQRHSAHLLEELWATGLFRAPESPEYPHGKTHRPGPSPGSSGQENDKELLCQCRDAIQARHYSPRTEESYLQWVQRFLAFRDKSPPGQSRPLGGECLSHPPGCSEKGKRLYPKPGSVGPALLLSPRS
- a CDS encoding integron integrase — encoded protein: MNAFLTHLAVQKKVSASTQNQALSALLFFFRHVLEREIGDLGSVVRAQKPQRLPIVMSKSEVKTVLAMLSGDMWLLAALMYGTGLRLAESIGLRVQDIDMARREILVRNGKGAKDRVTMLPESLISPLNKQIARVETLHNQDLADGWGRVALPEALKRKYPRADQEIYWQWVFPQRRRWRNSATGEEGRHHLDPSLVQRAVKQAVIASGLKKRISCHTFRHSFATHLLENGYDIRTVQELLGHSDVKTTMIYTHVLNKGPSGVRSPFDGLD